TTCAGTTTGTTAAGATCGTTCTAAACCTTATTATAGTAGGTCTCAAGAAAGAGTACATTTGAGATTgtggaaagaaaaaagaaaatctTGTTACTCAGTAGTTTCATTGCAGGTCTAACAATATTCCAATGTTTCTTCAGTTAGTTGAAGCTGAGTGCACTTTAACCAACAGAAACCCCACCTCAGCCCATCCATTTCACCTCATTGATCCACTAAATCCCCATTACTCTCGCAGCCCTCttatgtaggtaggtagtatGCTTTCAGCAAACTATCTCGTGATATAGGGAATGGCCTTGTAGTTAGAACAAATTGATATTGAGCGAGTACACTAGACTATGGGGCGGCGCAAACAGTAATCGAATTATCGTCATCTCCTGACCTATCCCCCAGCATGACCTATCTATAGCCTCAACACGGAAACAACCAGTATTGCAACGTTGGTATTACATTACTCGTCCATGACAGCCGCAAACTTGTCTGTCATCTTCTGTTGAATCTCCTCGTACTAGAATTGAGTTAGCACATGCATTGTGTTTGCCATCCAAGAACAACTTACTCTCTTGGAGATCACATCCTGGCCGTCGGTGGGAACCTCAAACTTCAACTGTCGTAGGCTGGCTTGCAGGTCAGAAGTGGCCTCTCGTACCTTGGCCCAGCTCTGGCCCTGCGCGATAACCTTCTGGGCTTCGTCGTGGAAGCCTACCAtgagcttcatcatccacTCTGTCTTCCAGATAAGGACAGAACTGGTCATAGTCTGAGTAACCGTTTTGCTGCAAGAAATCTTCTTTGATCAGGCCTGCAATATCCAGCGTAATCTTGTCAGGATCAGACAGGGCACTCTTTCCAACAAGCTGAACAACCTGGTCGAGCTCCTCGGAATCAGACAGAAGTTGCTTGATGCGGTCGCGGAGTCGAGGGAAGTCGGGGTAGTTCTTCTCGTAATACTTATCCAAAATGGTGTTATACTTGCTGTAAGATAACGATGTATTGATGGAAGGGAAATGTTTTCGCTgcgcaagcttcttgtcgagaCCCCAGAAGACCTGCACAATACCCAGAGTGGACGTAGTAACGGGATCCGAGAAATCACCACCAGGAGGACTGACCGCACCGACGATACTGACACTGCCCTCACGCTCGGGAGAACCAAGAGTCTGAACGCGACCGGCTCGTTCGTAGAACGAGGCAAGCTTGGCACCCAGGTAGGCGGGGAAACCCTGATCAGCAGGCATTTCTCCTAGACGACCAGAAAGTTCTCGAAGAGCCTCAGCCCATCGGGAAGAGGAgtcagccatcatggccacgtTAAGACCCTGGTCGCGGAAATATTCGGCAACAGTAATTCCAGTGTAAATGGAGGCCTCTCGGGCAGCGACAGGCATGTTCGAGGTGTTGGCAATGAGCGTAGTTCGCTTCATAATAGGCTCCTTGCGGCCATCGACCTCAATGGTGAGCTCGGGGAAATCCTTCAAGACTTCAGCCATCTCATTGCCTCGCTCACCGCAACCAACATAGACGATAACGTCACTGTTGGAGAACTTGGACACAGACTGACTAATGACAGTCTTTCCGCAACCGAAAGCACCGGGAATTGCGACGGTACCACCTTGAACACTAGGGAAAAGAGCGTCGAGAACTCGCTGACCGACAATGAAGGGCTGATCGGCAGACTTCTTGTCGTTGGAGGGACGTGGTACTCGGACAGGCCAGGACTGCATCATGGGGTACTCGgtcttcttgccatcgaactcaacctcgaggATGTTCTCGACGACGGTGTACTCGCCCTTGGCGGCGATTTTGGTAACGGTTCCTCGTGCACGAGGAGGGAACAGAATCTTGTGGTCTGCGAGGAAAGAGTTCTCGAAGACAGAACCCCAGACATCACCACCGGAAAGGTGGTCGCCGACCTTAACGGAGGGTGTGAACTCCCACTTCTTCTCGCGGTCGAGGGCAGGGACGGCGATACCGCGGGGGATATAAATGGACTTGGCCATTTTGGAAATAGCCTCGAGGGGACGCTGGATACCGTCGTAGATACCGTTGAGGAGACCGGGACCGAGTTCGACTGACAAGGGCTTTCCGGTACGGGTAACAGGGTCACCCACCATGACGCCGGCTGCGATGATGATTAGCTTGTTATTGTTGTAGGTTCAGCGTGGGCTGTCATACATGTCTCCTCGTAAACCTGAATAGAGGCCTGGTCGCCACTGATTCGAATAACCTCGCCAACGAGGTTATCATGTCCTACTCTGACCTACAATAGCAGTGGGTTAGATCGTGGCGGAtaatgacgatgaggaaTAATAGCAACTGACCAACTCGTACATGGCAACACCAATCATGTCCTCAGCCACGACGACGGGACTGTATAAAGTCAGCATGACATGTTGACAGTCAAAATATCGGTTCGAGTGTGTTTTTGGGGATCGAGGATAGATCGCAGGCTGAAGATAATGGCATGTACTGACCCAGAAATGGAGTAGATTTTACCTGCAGATAGTGTTAGCGACACCGCAAGGTGCTTGAACTTTGTTCAAGAACATACCGGTTTGATatccatcttcctcattggtcttgctgctgttaTTAGCAGCCTTTGATGATTTCTACAGAAGGCCGTAAGTCAGTATTCGAGAACCAAGCAGCATAAAATGCGCCGCGTTGTGGCCATCAAGCTTGGGGGAGGTCGGGAATCAACGCACAGGAGGCATCTTCAACGAAACTGGCGCGTTATCTAATTGAAGATGgggggagggaggagaaggcgGCGACTGAGGCCGGATGGAAGATGCTGTCGAACCGGGGGAGAGGGTTGACGAAGGAAGcggctgagatgaaggttgaggtGCTGATGAAGGTGAATAtggagacagagacagagatggagatggtggtggagagTTTGGCAGAGGCACTTGACGAGCTATGTCCACCAACGCtagagctgctgctgctgctgctgctttcCCACCTCTTGAGTGGAGCcaggatgatgacgatgcttTGCGGGTGGGGTCTCGAACAACAGCGGCGTTAACGGGAGGCGCAGGGGCTCTATCACTGTCGCTCCCTCTGTAACGGCTCCCTCTGACCCCGGAGCCTGAGCTAAGGCTATCGTCGTCACTGTCGCTCCCTTGCTCTCGCTGGCTGTTtttgtcgtcgtcttcgccTCTGGTGCGGATTAGATCCAGCAGGGAACGCCTCGCTCTAAGAGTAGGACGGATGCCGAGCATAAGCTACAGTTGGTGCCTTTTTTGCGATAAATATTTTGTGGTTTCAAGTTCAGAGAAGTGTAATTGGGAGATCTGGAGTATGTTGTTGATTAAGGTAGATGGGAGCCAATTCTCCAATGGGGCATCATAGGTAGCCGAGCTGTAGGTTAGCGCTTGGACGGAGGCTGTACTGAAACATTATGCACAACAGCACTACTGACCTCAGTGCCCCCAGTCCAGCCAGTCGACATTAATTCGAGGATACATTGAAAAAGAGAAATATCTTGAGTACACAAAGTTTGTGTAGGCAATCAGTTAGCCCACGGAATAACTGATTTTATCGCTTGGTTTTTCTACAAGTAGTCTATTCTGGTCTTGATGCGTTTACCCTTCTATTCCCCCTAATGTATACTGCATAGTCGTGGATGCCTACATGTAGCTATCTCAGATAGCAACTTTAGATAAATCATCCTGGGCTTGTTGTTTGATTTCATTACCTAggcctcggggggcaagaaaacaacgaaccttgatataaggtgtcaaaataaacttaggtagcaaagagtcccctaagcttaggttaaatttacctaaatatttttatcacttatAGGTAGttaaggtcttgagttttctttcctcccctagctaGGCACCTATGGAAAGTCTTGGAAGGCCAAAatctcaaacttctcaacttcaattGCTGGGACCACCAGACTGTGAATTCTTTGCGCCCTAAACATCGGGTTACTTTGTCTTCTTATCCTCATTGTCCCTCTCCCACTGCTCTCCCAGCTCCTTCACCTCCTGGTTTGTCTTCTCTATAGACTCCCTGGCTCCAGGCCAAGGCTTGCGACCTCGACCTGTTTCAAACAATCTGTAAACCGCGGGAACATCAGTTCCATCCATAAGCAAGTTGTAAAACTTTCGGTCGTTCCACCACAGCTTCCAGGCTTCCCAAGTGAAGCACCCCAAGCGATCGGTGACTCCTGTCCCCGCGGCTTGGTTCAGAAATTCATAAGTTGGCTTAGCCCTCCAACGAAATCCAGGATGAGGAGCCGGGCCTCTCTGAAGTGTCTTGACAAGATAATCATAGTGATCATCAATATCCCTACGCCTCTCTTCGGCAGACGGCATGGAGTAATCTCCAGACCACAAGCTCGCCAGAGCCATGGTAGTAAGATCGTAAAGTACGAATGGGGGTCTCATGATAATCATATGGCCAAGAAACGCCAACGACTCAGGAAACTGCTCCGAAACGAAGCCATGGAAAAGACGTGCAAACTTGCTTTCCTCGCCGTAGAACTTGGTCGTTTCAATCCGCTTGTAGTGGTCAGGGGCAATGGCCGGGTCGGTCGGATCGCCAGGGCCCTTGACGATAGAAAAGTCATAACCATAGCCCgagcagaagatgatggcatcgaCATCTTCCAAGACCGTGCCGTCTGTAAGGGTAATAGTCTTGGGGCCAGTTACTTCCTTGATGCCCTGTACAGATTTAACTGTGCCATCTTTGAGGTTATCTGCCAGATGCTCGGAGAACAATGGAACTCGATGTAGGACTCCATCAACCGGTCGAGTACCGAATACTTCCTTCAAGTGTGGCCATTCTTTATCTCGCAtattgatcatcatcttggtcATGAGACCTGCAAAAATATTTGGCATAATGTCGCCTATTGTTCTCACACAAATGGACACACGACGACTCAATGTGTGCTCGAaagccttgcccttgactCTCCTGGGGAGCTAAGGATGATCAGGatctgaagctgaagttggCTGGGGCTGGAGTTCTTACCACGAAGACGGTGCCACGATG
This region of Fusarium verticillioides 7600 chromosome 3, whole genome shotgun sequence genomic DNA includes:
- a CDS encoding V-type proton ATPase catalytic subunit A (At least one base has a quality score < 10) codes for the protein MLGIRPTLRARRSLLDLIRTRGEDDDKNSQREQGSDSDDDSLSSGSGVRGSRYRGSDSDRAPAPPVNAAVVRDPTRKASSSSWLHSRGGKAAAAAAALALVDIARQVPLPNSPPPSPSLSLSPYSPSSAPQPSSQPLPSSTLSPGSTASSIRPQSPPSPPSPHLQLDNAPVSLKMPPKSSKAANNSSKTNEEDGYQTGKIYSISGPVVVAEDMIGVAMYELVRVGHDNLVGEVIRISGDQASIQVYEETSGVMVGDPVTRTGKPLSVELGPGLLNGIYDGIQRPLEAISKMAKSIYIPRGIAVPALDREKKWEFTPSVKVGDHLSGGDVWGSVFENSFLADHKILFPPRARGTVTKIAAKGEYTVVENILEVEFDGKKTEYPMMQSWPVRVPRPSNDKKSADQPFIVGQRVLDALFPSVQGGTVAIPGAFGCGKTVISQSVSKFSNSDVIVYVGCGERGNEMAEVLKDFPELTIEVDGRKEPIMKRTTLIANTSNMPVAAREASIYTGITVAEYFRDQGLNVAMMADSSSRWAEALRELSGRLGEMPADQGFPAYLGAKLASFYERAGRVQTLGSPEREGSVSIVGAVSPPGGDFSDPVTTSTLGIVQVFWGLDKKLAQRKHFPSINTSLSYSKYNTILDKYYEKNYPDFPRLRDRIKQLLSDSEELDQVVQLVGKSALSDPDKITLDIAGLIKEDFLQQNGYSDYDQFCPYLEDRVDDEAHGRLPRRSPEGYRAGPELGQGTRGHF